A window of Liolophura sinensis isolate JHLJ2023 unplaced genomic scaffold, CUHK_Ljap_v2 scaffold_23, whole genome shotgun sequence genomic DNA:
TAATAGGTTTgctgtattgtttgtttttaaaaaaatccaaattaacaaaagaaaaaaggcaAAATAAGAACTAAGAATCAATGCTATGTAAACTGACCTTACATTCAAGCAGACTTGGGATTACATTTTTGCTCTTTGAGGAGCTGCAATGCATATATAGGTGAACATCACCCTAAACAGATACTAAATACACCGTAAGACTGGCTAAATCCACAAAAGCTTTCGTATAATGTTTATAAGTTGAAAGCAGGAAACAGCCAACAGCCCAACACATAAATTTTATGTCCGATTTCTGTTATCTTTGATGTAAAAGCAGATGAACTGTGGAGTACATGATCATAAACATGATCATAAACATGATCATAAATCATGAGTAACTGGAAGCATTTGTACTGGATTACCATAATGCAGAACACGCTCTATTCGAACATGACAAGAATGAGTCTGTAAGGTGTGCAATAAGAAACTGGCTTTTCAGGGTTCTGCTTCTGGAGAGGCATCTGTGCCAAAATAGCGGTCGCCAAAGTTACCTGAAggatgaaatataaaaatatggtCAAattacacagtacatatacatacatgtaatggtaaATAGTCAATGGAGCAAAAGGTACTTTGTACTTTTCCTAAAACATACTTCAGCTTGTTTGaatttttagaaacaaaaaaaaaaaaaaaaaaaaaacaactgagaGAGAGCTGAGATACCAAGTGCACATCACAAGGTACTATAGTACTCTCTACAACTTGCACTATTTATGCCCAACAGTTACCTGCTTCAGCCATACATAAGGAACTAGTTGACTGAAGACCATTTACAACCACTTAAACCCTTAAGGAACTCACCTATTCCAGGTAGAATGTGGAATTTGTCATTGACTTCCTTGTCAACATCTGTAGTGACAATCTTTACCTTGGGAAAGGCATAGGCAATTGTGTGGACACCTGGAAAAGTTATACAGTATTAGAAGAAGTGTTGAACGACATACTCAACAGTCAGCTCCAGGTTGATGCATCAAACAGAACATTCAAGTAGTCAACGCACATACCTAACTCTGCCATTAGTAGACTGTGCACTGTGATATTCTCCTCTGCTGTGTTGGTGTTCACAGTAAACTCATGGTGTGTTATGTCATATACCTGACTCTGCCATTAGTAGACTGTGCACTGTGATATTCTCCTCTGCTGTGTTGGTGTCCACAGTAAACTCATGGTGTGTTATGTCACATACCTGACTCTGCAATCAGTAGACTGAGTAGTGTGATATTCTCAACTGCTGTGTTGGTGTTCACAGTAAACTCATGGTGTGTTATGTCACCTACCTGACTCTGCCATTAGTAGACTGTGCACTGTGATATTCTCCTCTGCTGTGTTGGTGTTCACAGTAAACTCATGGTGTGTTATGTCACATACCTGACTCTGCCATCAGTAGACTCAGCACTGTGATATTCTCCTCTGCTGTGTTGGTGTTCACAGTAAACTCATGGTGTGTTATGTCTCATACCCGACTCTGCCATCAGTAGACTCAGCACTGTGATATTCTCCTCTGCTGTGTTGGTGTTCACAGTAAACTCATGGTGTGTTATGTCTCATACCTGACTCTGCCATCAGTAGACTCAGCACTGTGATATTCTCCTCTGCTGTGTTGGTGTTCACAGTAAACTCATGGTGTGTTATATCACATACCTGACTCTGCCATCAGTAGACTCAGCACTGTGATATTCTCCTCTGCTGTGTTGGAGTTCACAGTAAACTCATGGTGTGTTATGTCACATACCTGACTCTGCCATTAGTAGACTCAGCACTGTGATATTCTCCTCTGCTGTGTTGGTGTTCACAGTAAACTCATGGTGTGTTATGTCACATACCTGACTCTGCCATCAGTAGACTGAGTACTGTGATATTCTCCTCTGCTGTGTTTGTGTTCACAGTAAACTCATGGTGTGTTATGTCACCTACCTGACTCTGCCATCAGTAGACTCAGCACTGTGATATTCTCCTCTGCTGTGTTTGTGTTCACAGTAAACTCATGGTGTGTTATGTCACATACCTGACTCTGCCATCAGTAAACTCAGCACTGTGATATTCTCCTCTGCTGTGTTGGTGTCCACAGTAAACTCATGGTGTGTTATATCACCTACCTGACTCTGCCATCAGTAGACTCAGCACTGTGATGTTCTCCTCTGCTGTGTTGGTGCTCACAGTAAACTCATGGTGTGTTATGTCACATACCTGACTCTGCCATCAGTAGACTGAGCACTGTGATATTCTCTGCTGCGTTGGTGTTCACAGTAAACTCATGGTGTGTTATGTCTCATACCTGACTCTGCCATCAGTAGACTCAGCACTGTGATATTCTCCTCTGCTGTGTTGGTGTTCACAGTAAACTCATGGTGTGTTATGTCACATACCCGACTCTGCCATCAGTAGACTGAGCACTGTGATATTCTCTGCTGTGTTGGTGCTCACAGTAAACTCATGGTGTGTTATGTCACATACCTGACTCTGCAATCAGTAGACTCAGCACTGTGATATTCTCCTCTGCTGTGTTGGTGTCCACAGTAAACTCATGGTGTGTTATATCACCTACCTGACTCTGCCATCAGTAGACTGAGTAGTGTGATATTCTCCTCGGGCACATCATGGTCCAGTAACACACGTATTGCCATCATGGACGCGGCTCCAGTTGCCACAGTAGCGTCCATCAGCATGATATGATGTTCCTTCATGTCCTTGGGTAGTTTGATGTAATGGAGCTGTCAAATACAGAACAGTCATCACGTGTATTTCTTTGAATATCTGATGGTCAACAGACCCTATATTTATGCAATGCATTACGTTTTTGCTAAATGGACATTCACTACTAACCAATCATGGAGAGAAATTTTAAAGGCCTGCCAGTCAGGTAATGGTCAAAGGTCCCACCCTACAAGAAAAAAGTGTTCCCATGAACGTTCAAGTACCAAATATCCCATGTTATCCCACGCTTTTAAGCACTTCATCTCTCCATCTCTGTGTCTAGGGTAATGAAAGGGAACTTTTATTCTTGTCCACAAAGAAACAATTTTAGGTTGTTATTATTACTGGTTTTCTcatttgtatgtgtacactTGTACACTAGAAGCCAcagacagtatgtgtacactTGTACACAAGAAGCCAGAGACAGTTTGTGTACACTTGTGCACTAGAGGCCAGAGACAGTATGCGTACACTTGTGCACAAGAGGCCAGAGgcagtatgtgtacatttgtacactACATGCCAGAGACAACAATTCAAAGTAAAACAGTGTTATCCTACTTCACAATTCTGATCAGAGATAACTGTTGGTACATATGATTTGGTCTGTTCAACAAACCATGCcttttttggtattttgtattttaatattctCTTGGACATTATCTCCTTCATATGGCAGTGTTTCCTTGCAGCAGGCCAGTCTCAAATTGAATGCTCATGTCTACTGTGCAACATGTACCGCACAGGAAAACCACAGCAaagaccagacatgacaccctaccttGCCACAATATACGTCACACTACACAAGTATGCTTGGCTTATTTCATCTCAATTTGACCATCAAGTCAAAGATATTTTGCATGATCGaggttttacattgttttcaaacattatttcagccatataaaGACCAGACATGATATCCTACCTTGCCACAATATACGTCACACTACACAAGTATGACCAGTGCTTGGCTTGTTTCATCTCAATTTGACCATCAAGTCAAAGATAGTTTGCATGATCAAGGTTTTACATTgctttcaaacattattttagccatatcatgACAGTGTCTCCTAGTAACAGGCCGGATCCAATGCGGACACATTTactgtgctgcctcactgaatcTCCACactaaagacaccagacactcaCAATGGGTCATACTTGGTATATTTCTCTTAAATTAccgatgtatttatttatttgattggtgttttacgccgtactcaagaatatttcacttatacgatgacagccagcattgttGTGAAAGGAAATGGGGCACagacgggggaaacccacgaccatccgcaggttgctgaaagacctttcctCTTATGGCACGAGGATTACTGATGTAACAGTAGTACGACTCGATCTGGCCCTGAACCCCAGATGTACCCAATACAAGGCACATGCTCTACCCACAGGACTGGATTGATCTGCCACTACTCCTGACCCTCCTTGGTTATCCCCAGGTGTCTTACCTCCGGCTCTCCTGTGTCGTGATTGGTCTGTATCAGAATCTTTCCAACCCTCACATCCTTCATCACCTCACACAGGGCAGGCTCCATGGTCTCCCCTGCCCTCAAGATGGACACCCCACAGATCTGACACAAACAGACAACATGGGGATCACACTTCTGACAGACAACATGGGGATCACACTTCTGACAGCCAACATGGGGATCACACTTCTGCCACAGACAAACAATATGGGCATCACACTTCagacacaaacagacagacaacatGGGGATCACACTTCTGACACAAACAGACAACATGTGGATCACACTTCTGGCGCAGACAGCTAACATGAGGATCACACTTGTGACACAAACAGACAACATGGGCATCACACTTGTGACACAAACAGACAACATGGGGATCACACTTCTGACACAAACAGACAACATGGGGATCACATTTCtgacacaaacagacagacaacatGGGGATCACACTTCTGACCCAAACAGACAACATGGGGATCACACTTCTGGCACAGACAGACAACATGGGGATCACACTTCtgacacagacagacaacatGGGCATCACACTTCTGACACAGACAACATGGGCATCACACTTCtgacacaaacagacagacaaaatgagGATCACACTTGTGACACAAACAGACAACATGGAGATCATACTTCTGACCCAAACAGACAACATGGGGATCACACTTCTGACCCAAACAGACAGCATGGGAATCACACTtctgacacaaacaaacaacatgggGATCACACTTCtgacacagacagacaacatGGGGATCACACTTCTGACACTAACAGACAACATGGGGATCACACTTCTGACACAAACAGACAACATGGGCATCACAGTTCTGACCCAAACAGACAGCATGGGAATCACACTtctgacacaaacaaacaacatggaGATCACACTTCTGACACAAACAGACAACATGGGGATCACACTTCTGACCCAAACAGACAGCATGGGAATCACACTtctgacacaaacaaacaacatggaCATCACACTTCTGGCACAAACAGACAACATGGGGATCACACTTCTGACACAAACAGACAATCTGTGAGTCACATATCTGACACACACAGATAACACGGAGGTCAGCAAGCTTTAAATCCAGCatactggtatatgtatattgagGCAGAAAGTTAGTTCATGGTTGACTCAAGTTTACTACACCcgtacacaaaatacatgttgtatcagtgaaaaactCTTTGAGTGCAATgttaaaaaactaaataaataataattgctCTAGGTAATTCATCACTTTGGTAATGATCGCTGCTTCACCTGTTCAGGTGTGAGGTATGACAATGTGCTCTAACTATTGCCCAACCTTTTTGACATCCAGTCTCCTGCCTTCATATGGAACACCTTGTGGTGTTTCTACCACCACTGTctacaaacagaaacaaacactgTTTACGTCAAATCAAAGTCACAATAACATGACTCTGAAAAGAAAGTAAAGCCATGATTCTGGAATACACATATTACATTCAGTTTggcaaacatacatattgtacatcATACTAAACAAAACATTACCAGTTTTGATACACTTCCTCTTTGTAACTTGTAGATGACACTATAAACAGCTATTACACAGAAAAGGTCATAAATCTGACAAATTGaatgcttaaaggagaagaaaacctaaaaaaaatgacactataggttgaaaagagcacatctgtttctatctggtggtgtctgTTGCATAATTTGACGATTTTTCTTCGCCAttcacgtaaagcctgaaaacggcaaagctggcatataTTGCTGAGTCCATcacatcctccatctttaacaccctgtaatttatgctggggccAATGAGAGTCTTTAAACTGCCGTCAAGAcgtcaggactagttcttaggcaaaatggagtcaccgacagcggattttggcgctgactttatttataatttatcaacttgagaaACATATTAGAATTtcttttatggcatgcacctgcgaggaaatgcatactcttttcaatggtatttaattgatattcaaattttcttctcctttaaagacaAAATTCATACTTCCCACATGAATCTGAGGTGTGTAACTTTCATCAATTTGATACAGTTAGCAGGTTGTAAATGTGATGTGCTTGTTCTTGAGATATTAGACCTTGACTACACTTGTTCTTCTCAAAGTCAAAAATTACATGAATGattgaatgcttggggtttaacatcgtatttcacaacttttcagtcatatgacgacgagtagTCACTGAGAGTGTGTctatatactgtgccttctggtggcagggagagtccatgccgccaaagtgcggctgccactaaagtatcatgtcaagacaccagacatgacaccccactcaatcacattacactgacactggtccaaccagtcctatttacttgctctaacctatgagtgctaagcgccaagcaaggccgcaacaagtaccatttttaaagtcttaagtatGACATGACCTGAGTTTGATTGCAcatctcccgacttcgaaggggacactctaaccactaggccactgaAGTGGTCGAAATATTATAGGAAATGAAGTACATATACTATGACATCACAGTGATTTCCAGGAAAAAATGGAAGATACTACAAAAGTATAATAAGGCACCATACGGTGTACATCTTATCAGGAGGGTTGACAATTCCATctgtcattaaatattatttttcattattaaatatGGTTGCCATGGAAGCTAAGAATAAGATGTTTATCCATGACATGTAAAGATGATGCACAAGGTTTGCAAAGAtggaaataatgtaaaatatgaattacctggaataattgtttttttgtttaaagttGTGAAAATTTCACCTAAACAAAGTATAAAACAATAATGTTACAGTATCACATTCTACCAGTTTTAAtttggaataaatatttataacttGGCAGACTGTAAAGACAAAATCTATATGGCGACACCACTGTGAACTCAACAGCCCCGAGACCAGACCACTGAGAATCTCATTAGGgggacaaataaatgaaagtgatgCACCTTGTGAGGTAGCATGGATAAAGCTCTCTCTATCAGCAGTCTCATCAGCCGCTTGGAGTAGAAGACAAACTCATCTCGAGACGTATCTTTATTCCTGTGAAGTGGAGAGAAAATTGACCCATTGATAGACAGATTGGTGTTTAATCACAAATTCTAAATAGAACAGATTCAATGGTGAAAAGATTTCCGGTCAAAGGAGGCAAAAATGTTCCAGCTGGAGTTTCCACTGAGAATCTGTGCACTTGTTCATAAACAAAGTCAGGCACATACATGAACACCTGTAACTCACTCATCATCTCTTTTCatattatcaaatttatttatttatctaattgatGTTCTACGctgcacttaagaatatttcacttaaacgacagcgaccagcattatagtgagaggaaaccatgaagagcccagggcaaacccacaaccattcgcaggttgctggcagaccttcccccatCCAGCACAGAGTGGTACTATGACCTCAAATCTGCTATATCCATACACGATAGAGTTCAGTGAAGATCTCAGTTCTTGTTTCCCTGTCTCAAAACGACCCAGGACTTCTTACTGTTTGCATTATTCCACTTTCTTGGCTATATATAGAGATTAGCATGCCACTAGTATGACAATCACGTCTATGACACACGCCAAGAATTGAATAATCAATATACAATACTGACTGAGAGGCAGTTAGGCATGGTTACTGGTTCActgtgtaaatgaatgaatatctACTTCATTGGTTGATAATGACTTTATAAAAGGATAAAAGGAAACCATTACAACTGTTTAGGGCCTATCACTctctccacccatagaactgacAGTGACTGTGTAATTGTTTAGGGCCTATCACactctccacccataaaactgacagtgatTGTATTATTGTTTAGTGCCTATCAAAGGGCttctccgcccataaaactgatagtGACTGTATAAGTGTGACGAATTCTTACTGAGTACACAGTTAAGCAagatggaaatacatgtaaataaataaaataactgatataTTATTCAAAATTGTTCAATTAATGAAGATAATTTTGGGCCATTTTTTGTACAAAGGTGAGACTTCACTGGAGCTTACCTGATTAATGTATGTAGCCCCTGTACCTGTTTAGATTTCTCCAGCACGTACAGCGTGTTGGGCATTGGGTGGCCATTGTGAGAGGAGGCCAGTTTGGAGCGCAGTTTGAAACCTCGCTGAAAATAAACCCTCACTCTGATCAGAAATGTGTGAGAACAGAACACAGTTTGTCCTCACAGGACTATACCACATATTTCTTCTGAAAATTTACCTTATACAACAAAGGTATAGACGGcaaaaatattgtaatttaGCTTTCCTATCCAGTAATACCAGCCAATGTTGTTCTAAAAAAGTTTGCTACATTGTTGATTTTGAAATGTGCTATTTTATACCCCAACAACATTATGTTAACAAAACCAAGTCAGATTTAACAGCCACTCCCTACACAGAGTATAAGTGCATctgtttttcgtttttttttgcCTAATCAAGCTCTTCTCTCTGTATTTAGAAATCAGCTCTTTCACTCATTTGTGAGCTGAAATGACCTTGACTGGTACTCGGGTTTGACATCTTAGAAGAGCATCTCTTACTTCAGATCCGGTTAAGGACAAGTCAATGTAGTACTGGATACTACCTCTGTCCTGAGTGAGATTGACCATCTCAGATTTGGTCATTCAGCAGTACTATGTCCCTTTTCTAAGTCTTTACTGACAGTTTACTAACCTTCTGCAGCTGTGTATGGATATGCAGTACAATCACATTGAGGGCAATTTCATTTTCACCACCTGTAAATCAGAAAGAGATGTCATTCAGGTAAGAACAGATAATACAGAACAGGCAACAATGAGCAGCCAACACTGAGCAGCCAACACTGAACAGGTAATACTGAGCAGCCAACACTGAACAGGTAATACTGAGCAGCCAACAATGAACAGGTAATACTGAGCAGCCAACACTGAACAGGTAATACTTAGCAGCCAGCACTGAACAGGTAATGCTTAGCAGCCAGCACTGAACAGGTAATACTGAACAGCCAACAATGAACAGGTAATACTGAACAGCCAAACCTGAACAGGTAATACTCAGCAGCCAACACTGAACAGGTAATATTGAACAGCCAAACCTGAACAGGTAATACTGAACAGCCAACAGTGAACAGGTAATACTGAACAGCCAAACCTGAACAGGTAATACTGAACAGCCAAACCTGAACAGGTAATACTGAACAGCCAACACTGAACAGGTAATACTGAACAGCCAACACTGAACAGGTAATACTGAACAGCCAAACCTGAACAGGTAATACTGAACAGCCAACAATGAACAGGTAATACTGAACAGCCAAACCTGAACAGGTAATACTGAGCAGCCAGCACTGAACAGGTAATACTGAACAGCCAAACCTGAACAGGTAATACTGAGCAGCCAACACTGAACAGGTAATACTGAGCAGCCAACACTGAACAGGTAATACTGAGCAGCCAACACTGAACAGGTAATAATGAACAGTCGAAACGGAACAGGTAATACCGAACAGTCAAAACGGAACAGGTAATACTTAGCAGCCAGCACTGAACAGGTAATACTGAACAGCCAAAACTGAACAGGTAATACTGAACAGCCAACAGTGAACAGGTAATACTGAACAGTCAAAACGGAACAGGTAATACTTAGCAGCCAACACTGAACAGGTAATACTGAACAGCCAAACCTGAACAGGTAATACTGAACAGCCAACAATGAACAGGTAATACTGAACAGCCAACACTGAGCAGGTAACACTGAGAAGCCAACACTGAACTGGTAATACTGAATAGCCAACACTGAGCAGGTAACACTGAGCAGCCAACACTGAACAGGTAATACTGAATAGCTAACACTGAGCAGGTAATACTGAACAGCCAACAATGAACAGGTAATACTGAACAGCCAACACTGAGCAGGTAACACTGAGAAGCCAACACTGAACTGGTAATACTGAATAGCCAACACTGAGCAGGTAACACTGAGCAGCCAACACTGAACAGGTAATACTGAACAGCCAACACTGAGAAGGTAATACTGAGTAGCCACCACTAATACTGAACAGCCAACAATGAACAGGTAATTCTGAACAGCCAAAACTAAACAGGTAATAATGAGCTATCAATTATAGAACTACAGTACGTATACAGCTTAGCTTCTTCATTATGGGTGGGTGGAAACATAATTTTGTGGAGAACTAATAAgcatataatcagccttcatgTCAGGTCAAAAGTTGAGCaattgttgttattttaaaagCTTTCTATGCGCTGAATGATAGATTCAACACAAACTAACCATCCTTTGGctgcataataataataatactgaagTGCTGGATTTaataatggtacttgttgcaACCTCGCTTGGCACCCAGCAATGAGAGaataaagcaaggaaacatgatttgTTGGCCGGTGTCcatataatgtgaatgggtggggtgtcatgggtggggtgtcatgggtggtgtcttcagtatgatgcctcagtggcagcagcacttggTGACATGGACTCTCCtgccacaagacgacacagtaaacgtacacacacctaatgactccactGTCagaggactgaaaaattgctaagtaccacgtaaaacccagcataaatacatacataagaCTGTAGTGCACGCGTCACTGTGAGCGTAGTCTCCCCTTACCTCTAGGCACAATGATATCAGCATGACACATGGTTGGGGCGATGTAATGTTCAAAGGCGGGCTTGACGAAGGTTTGGTACTGTTTGAGGACACCTTCCAGACCGCGGCCTCTCTCTGAGATGTCACGCTTTAATCGGCGAGCCAATCGGATGTCAGAGTCTGTGTCTACGAATATCTTTGTATCCATCAGCTGTGGACATGAAAGCAATATTCGGATAGGCATTTCCCACAGACTAAAGGTGATTCCCTGTTTCATTTGGTACtacacaaaatactgaaaaccacatcaatatttcaataatattgAAATGATTTACTCAGATGACTAGCTTGTGCTGTCAGAGTGTGAATTTGGCCTTTCATTGTTGAAATGGGCCATTTCTTGCATTATTTGACCATTTATTGCTAAACTGTATACATCTGAGGTCCAGCTGAAAGGGCTAACAAAACTACCAAGAAGACATATATGCATTATTACATCTAAGAGATCTAGAATGAGTTAAGCAATAGATAAACATAAGTTTGCTAATCTTGAAACATGTGGTTTTAATAGAATGAAATACTGAACCATGTATTGCTTTGCATCATTTGCTGGAGTTGCCACAGAAAGTACATGAGAGTACATAGTGCAATAATTTCGGCGGTTCATTCCCAAGTACTCACAGACAGCAGCTCCTTGTTCACAAAGGCCATGATTCCTTCAAAGATCACAACATTAGCACCATAGATGATTTTCTTCAAGAGAAATAGAA
This region includes:
- the LOC135481328 gene encoding uridine-cytidine kinase-like 1; this encodes MPMLKMAQPQPQQTAFKFDPPSSASSDSSGDDPEVDPDAFLLHNRPSSPDIKQKLPVPPKSPTKGALQKKRGRSASSTSKGNRVVHSGIRTLYTAGRPPWYDSHGQLTDAYVIGLCGGSASGKTTVARKIIEDLDVPWVSVLSMDSFYKVLTPEQHNLAAKNEYNFDHPDAFDFDLMLHTLKRLKEGKKVEVPVYNFTTHKRDKEKKIIYGANVVIFEGIMAFVNKELLSLMDTKIFVDTDSDIRLARRLKRDISERGRGLEGVLKQYQTFVKPAFEHYIAPTMCHADIIVPRGGENEIALNVIVLHIHTQLQKRGFKLRSKLASSHNGHPMPNTLYVLEKSKQVQGLHTLIRNKDTSRDEFVFYSKRLMRLLIERALSMLPHKTVVVETPQGVPYEGRRLDVKKICGVSILRAGETMEPALCEVMKDVRVGKILIQTNHDTGEPELHYIKLPKDMKEHHIMLMDATVATGAASMMAIRVLLDHDVPEENITLLSLLMAESGVHTIAYAFPKVKIVTTDVDKEVNDKFHILPGIGNFGDRYFGTDASPEAEP